The Chloroflexota bacterium genome window below encodes:
- a CDS encoding MerR family transcriptional regulator, producing the protein MAGLTIKIVAERTGVSVHTLRAWERRYGVPRPSRHADNRYRLYDEHDIANVLWMKRQIASGLSPAQASLLFQQKSPAQAFAATQPPLAEMQAALLAAFVEADENAAQKILDQAFALFAPAQVALDIIQPTMASIGEQWAQNEIAVWQEHLASNLVRRKLAAVLQSQASNLTLNPRVLTACAPAEDHEIGLLMFAWLAQQQGWSVTYLGQRTPLAEIAAAARQARSNWVVVTVTTVIGLASLLPWLRQENRPPTPLAFGGRLLNLVPALQERLPGVFLGDDLSTAARSLATLKPCREVYAPRRRAWDAVMALQEHRLTIAGESAEAVFAQLSLAPRARWRAEDLRMAGLYLTDSLASALAFDVPDLMELDGRWLKQMLSPRAVPPDAVVNHIKLFSRALSRALGSEHASAFKPLLARLSDACFQ; encoded by the coding sequence ATGGCTGGATTGACTATCAAAATCGTCGCCGAACGCACCGGCGTTTCGGTGCATACGTTGCGCGCGTGGGAACGCCGCTATGGCGTCCCGCGCCCCAGTCGCCACGCGGATAATCGCTACCGGCTGTACGACGAGCATGACATCGCTAACGTGCTGTGGATGAAGCGTCAAATCGCCAGCGGGCTATCGCCCGCCCAAGCCAGTCTGCTGTTCCAGCAAAAATCGCCGGCGCAAGCGTTCGCCGCGACGCAACCGCCGCTTGCCGAAATGCAAGCCGCGCTCCTCGCGGCATTTGTGGAAGCGGATGAGAACGCGGCGCAGAAAATTCTCGATCAAGCGTTCGCGCTGTTCGCGCCCGCCCAGGTCGCGCTCGACATCATTCAACCGACGATGGCATCCATCGGCGAACAGTGGGCGCAGAACGAAATTGCCGTGTGGCAGGAACACCTCGCGAGCAATTTGGTGCGGCGCAAACTGGCGGCGGTGCTGCAATCGCAGGCGTCCAATCTGACGCTCAACCCGCGCGTGCTGACCGCGTGCGCGCCCGCTGAAGATCACGAAATCGGTCTGCTGATGTTTGCGTGGCTCGCGCAACAACAGGGTTGGAGCGTGACGTACCTGGGTCAACGCACGCCGCTCGCCGAAATCGCCGCCGCGGCGCGCCAAGCCAGGTCGAACTGGGTCGTTGTTACTGTGACGACGGTGATCGGCTTGGCAAGTTTGCTCCCGTGGTTGCGCCAAGAAAATCGCCCGCCAACGCCGTTGGCATTCGGCGGACGCTTGCTGAATCTTGTGCCCGCGTTGCAGGAACGTCTGCCCGGCGTTTTTCTCGGCGACGATCTATCCACTGCCGCGCGCAGCCTTGCCACGCTCAAACCATGTCGCGAGGTGTATGCGCCGCGGCGACGCGCTTGGGACGCGGTGATGGCGTTGCAGGAACATCGTTTGACGATTGCGGGCGAATCAGCGGAGGCGGTGTTCGCGCAGTTGTCGCTTGCGCCGCGCGCGCGTTGGCGCGCCGAAGATTTGCGGATGGCTGGGTTGTATTTGACAGATAGTCTCGCGTCCGCGCTCGCGTTCGACGTGCCCGACTTGATGGAGCTGGACGGTCGCTGGCTCAAGCAGATGTTGTCGCCGCGAGCGGTCCCGCCCGACGCCGTTGTGAATCACATCAAACTGTTTTCGCGCGCGCTTAGTCGCGCCCTGGGTTCGGAACACGCGTCCGCTTTCAAACCGTTGCTGGCGCGCTTGAGCGACGCGTGTTTCCAATGA
- a CDS encoding TIR domain-containing protein: MTENARAQYDVFVSHASADRAWVEDWLLPRLEQANLRVCVGFRDFVVGKPEIENIQHAVAHSYRSLVVVTPAWLASELNVFEAQLLRYDDPLAQRRKLLPLILKPCDLPEIFTKPKLTSADFTNQKKWEQQFTRVRRDVEDVIPVPFPRGWDWSAWRRWVRRYRREIRRYTIALTALGVLILMLGQQGPFAPRLGWSAVDLRDDLGHTAQDAFRILRVDDALVVGAASDFANDCKKVADLPGLWRSENGGQTWKAVTATLEFKLPGQTCTIAAIKSFAATGRRVYAATSDVGLLRSDNAGASWDAVGVGQVPEQLKLVAVSPSNPDLVFVAVTGGSLWRSTDGGNRWTRVDTAGACPGAAGRALPENFLVNAMLMTDAGLYVGSGATERPPSYAGLYYSRDDGACWQRQHDGMQRYRYLALAHAPNPQNEIVMLTQDLRAPYDAKPYHVWRIENGAPSNPIGEFSQTVSGLYVDGNAQPRWYVADFFGKVYYNYVRGAGTPDTLAPVNLCFACLLYFAQDPRAPADVPLVLMNSRIVFASNRVLRYQIVPWYRALLP, translated from the coding sequence ATGACCGAGAACGCGCGTGCCCAGTACGATGTTTTTGTGAGCCATGCTTCCGCCGACCGCGCGTGGGTGGAAGACTGGCTCTTGCCGCGCTTGGAACAAGCCAACTTGCGCGTGTGTGTCGGCTTTCGCGACTTTGTGGTGGGCAAACCGGAAATCGAAAACATTCAACACGCGGTCGCGCACAGTTATCGTTCGCTCGTCGTAGTGACGCCGGCGTGGCTGGCAAGCGAATTGAATGTGTTCGAGGCGCAATTGTTGCGGTACGACGATCCACTGGCGCAACGACGCAAGTTATTGCCGCTCATCCTCAAGCCGTGTGACCTGCCCGAAATTTTCACCAAGCCCAAATTGACCTCTGCCGATTTCACAAACCAAAAGAAATGGGAACAGCAATTCACGCGCGTCCGCCGCGATGTTGAAGATGTGATTCCCGTTCCTTTCCCGCGTGGCTGGGATTGGAGTGCGTGGCGACGCTGGGTTCGGCGCTATCGGCGCGAGATTCGGCGTTACACCATCGCGTTGACCGCGCTCGGTGTTTTGATATTGATGCTGGGTCAACAAGGACCGTTTGCGCCGCGACTCGGGTGGTCCGCGGTTGATCTGCGCGATGATCTCGGGCACACCGCGCAAGACGCGTTCCGCATTTTGCGCGTGGACGATGCGCTCGTCGTCGGCGCCGCGAGCGATTTTGCAAACGATTGCAAAAAGGTTGCCGATTTGCCGGGCTTGTGGCGCAGTGAGAATGGCGGGCAAACGTGGAAAGCGGTCACGGCGACGCTCGAGTTCAAGCTACCTGGTCAGACCTGCACGATCGCGGCAATCAAATCGTTTGCGGCAACGGGACGTCGCGTGTATGCCGCGACGAGCGATGTCGGCTTGCTTCGGAGCGACAATGCGGGCGCAAGCTGGGACGCGGTCGGTGTCGGTCAAGTACCCGAGCAACTCAAATTGGTGGCAGTTTCACCCAGCAATCCTGATCTGGTCTTTGTCGCGGTCACCGGCGGCAGCTTGTGGCGCTCGACAGATGGCGGCAATCGGTGGACGCGCGTGGATACGGCAGGAGCATGTCCGGGCGCGGCTGGGCGCGCGCTGCCAGAAAATTTTTTGGTCAACGCGATGTTGATGACGGATGCCGGACTGTACGTGGGTAGCGGCGCGACTGAACGTCCACCCAGTTATGCCGGTTTGTACTATAGCCGCGATGATGGCGCATGTTGGCAACGTCAACACGATGGAATGCAACGCTATCGCTATCTTGCGTTAGCCCACGCGCCGAATCCGCAAAACGAGATCGTGATGTTGACCCAGGATCTTCGCGCGCCGTATGATGCCAAGCCGTATCATGTCTGGAGAATCGAAAACGGTGCGCCGTCGAACCCAATCGGCGAATTCTCGCAGACGGTAAGTGGATTGTACGTAGATGGCAACGCACAACCGCGTTGGTACGTGGCGGATTTTTTCGGCAAAGTTTATTACAACTATGTTCGCGGGGCAGGCACTCCCGACACACTTGCGCCGGTGAATCTTTGTTTCGCTTGCCTGTTGTATTTCGCCCAAGACCCGCGCGCGCCGGCGGATGTCCCGCTCGTGTTGATGAACTCGCGCATCGTGTTCGCCAGCAATCGGGTCTTGCGTTATCAAATCGTGCCCTGGTATCGCGCGCTGTTGCCATAA
- a CDS encoding toll/interleukin-1 receptor domain-containing protein, with protein sequence MPDTNSTTRDLFISYSHYDAAWVRAHLLPPLEAAGIAVLIDFRDFEPGAPSVTEMERAVLTTRKTLLVITLRYLASEWTAFENILAQTLDPAARQRRVIPLLLERCELPLRIRMLTYLDFSQPDPLTWTRLINAVRPPSNSSTPT encoded by the coding sequence ATGCCGGACACGAACAGCACGACACGCGATCTCTTTATCAGCTACAGTCACTACGATGCCGCCTGGGTGCGCGCACATCTGTTGCCGCCACTCGAAGCGGCGGGCATTGCGGTTCTGATTGATTTCCGCGATTTCGAACCGGGCGCGCCTAGCGTAACCGAAATGGAGCGCGCGGTGCTCACTACTCGCAAAACGTTGTTGGTCATTACCCTGCGCTACCTCGCCAGCGAATGGACTGCCTTTGAAAACATCCTCGCCCAAACACTCGATCCTGCCGCGCGCCAACGCCGCGTCATCCCACTGCTCCTGGAACGTTGCGAATTGCCTCTCCGCATTCGGATGCTGACGTATTTGGATTTCTCCCAGCCCGACCCACTAACCTGGACGCGCCTGATCAATGCCGTGCGTCCTCCATCCAATTCATCCACCCCAACCTGA